The Virgibacillus phasianinus genome includes a window with the following:
- a CDS encoding galactokinase codes for MMEPNLIHEFQNVFQTDSKPHTFFAPGRINLIGEHTDYNGGHVFPASISFGTYAVARKRTDQTLRFYSMNFPDSGIIECNLADLSYKKEHDWANYPKGMIQYVREAAHEIESGVDILFYGDIPNGAGLSSSASIEMATGVLLEGLFDLNIDRVKMIQLGQQVENQYIGVNSGIMDQFAIGMGKKDHAILLNCDTLEHAYAPISLADHVIMIINTNKQRTLAGSKYNERRTQCEQALADLQTALSIRSLGELSKEQFEQHKHLIKDDTNRKRARHAVFENTRTLEALEKLRHDDLVSFGKLMNESHQSLKDDYEVTGVELDTLVQAAWDQDGVLGARMTGAGFGGCAIAIVENGSVEKFKENVNKIYRETIGYDPTFYTAMIGDGAKKLQRKCYR; via the coding sequence ATGATGGAACCAAATCTCATCCATGAATTTCAAAACGTTTTTCAAACAGACAGCAAACCACACACTTTTTTCGCACCAGGACGGATCAACTTAATCGGTGAGCACACCGACTATAATGGCGGACACGTCTTCCCCGCCTCGATATCATTTGGAACCTATGCGGTTGCGAGGAAGCGCACTGATCAGACACTACGATTCTATTCGATGAATTTTCCAGATTCCGGAATCATCGAATGCAATCTAGCAGACTTGTCCTATAAGAAGGAGCACGATTGGGCAAACTACCCGAAAGGAATGATTCAGTATGTTCGGGAAGCGGCTCACGAAATTGAATCAGGCGTGGATATTTTATTCTACGGGGACATCCCAAACGGAGCCGGCCTCTCTTCGTCTGCTTCCATTGAGATGGCAACTGGGGTACTATTGGAAGGACTATTTGATTTAAACATTGATCGGGTCAAGATGATTCAGCTTGGCCAGCAGGTAGAAAATCAGTACATTGGCGTCAACAGCGGCATAATGGATCAATTCGCGATTGGCATGGGGAAAAAAGATCATGCGATTCTATTAAACTGTGACACATTGGAGCACGCGTATGCGCCGATTTCGTTAGCGGATCATGTCATTATGATTATCAACACCAATAAACAGCGGACGCTTGCCGGCTCTAAATATAATGAGCGTCGCACACAATGTGAGCAAGCACTTGCTGATTTGCAGACCGCATTATCGATCAGAAGTCTCGGCGAATTATCAAAAGAACAATTTGAGCAGCATAAGCACTTGATTAAAGATGATACCAATAGGAAACGCGCAAGACACGCGGTGTTTGAGAACACCCGAACACTAGAGGCGCTTGAAAAGTTACGCCATGATGATCTAGTCAGTTTTGGAAAATTGATGAATGAATCACATCAATCGCTCAAGGACGATTATGAAGTAACAGGCGTTGAACTTGATACCCTCGTACAGGCTGCCTGGGATCAGGATGGTGTGCTTGGAGCACGGATGACCGGTGCCGGATTCGGTGGATGTGCGATTGCCATAGTCGAGAACGGAAGCGTGGAAAAATTTAAAGAAAATGTAAATAAAATCTATCGGGAAACAATCGGCTATGATCCAACGTTTTATACTGCTATGATTGGCGATGGAGCAAAAAAATTACAAAGGAAGTGTTATAGATGA
- a CDS encoding Rpn family recombination-promoting nuclease/putative transposase, with product MEANTVVLERPANYETTPDYDGLWKALIEELFEEFMQFFAKDLFGAIDFSRGSEFLDKELLKKPIKEKKGRVIADQLVKVFLKSGQEKWILIHIEVQGKAGKDFAKRMFRYFYRIYDKHNREVYAIALLTDAKEYNNSNRFHYEFYGTKVNYTFNLYAFQNQDIKKLEDSANPFAVAVTAGIYAGKTKHDANKRYAFKRKLMIQILQKTSTQPEHTRTYLSALFHFIDNILQVPAELTTKLKEDLTPFIDKEATQQMLADKRNPSQTLAEIFAELKEEGMEKGIKKGMEKGMVKGVVKGRKEAEKEFAGRLIQKDYSNEQVLELTELELDEIVKLRKSLQM from the coding sequence ATGGAGGCAAATACAGTCGTGCTCGAAAGACCAGCAAATTATGAAACGACACCGGATTATGATGGGCTTTGGAAAGCATTAATTGAGGAATTATTTGAAGAGTTTATGCAGTTTTTTGCCAAAGATTTATTTGGAGCTATCGATTTTTCGAGGGGCAGTGAATTTTTGGATAAAGAATTACTGAAGAAGCCTATTAAGGAAAAGAAAGGAAGGGTTATAGCCGATCAACTTGTAAAAGTGTTTCTAAAAAGTGGTCAGGAAAAATGGATTCTGATTCACATTGAAGTGCAAGGTAAGGCAGGGAAGGACTTTGCGAAGCGTATGTTTCGTTACTTTTATCGAATCTATGATAAACATAATCGTGAGGTATATGCGATTGCCCTTTTAACCGATGCAAAAGAATACAATAACTCCAACCGCTTTCATTATGAGTTTTATGGTACGAAAGTTAATTACACATTCAATCTATATGCATTTCAAAATCAGGACATAAAAAAATTAGAGGATTCAGCTAACCCATTTGCGGTAGCAGTCACTGCTGGAATTTATGCAGGTAAAACCAAACATGATGCAAACAAACGCTATGCTTTCAAACGGAAATTGATGATCCAAATTCTACAAAAGACATCCACACAACCAGAACATACCCGCACCTATCTATCCGCTTTATTTCATTTTATCGACAATATACTTCAAGTACCAGCAGAACTTACGACTAAACTAAAGGAAGATTTAACACCATTTATTGATAAGGAGGCGACACAACAGATGCTTGCTGATAAGAGAAATCCATCGCAAACACTAGCTGAGATTTTTGCCGAGTTGAAGGAAGAGGGAATGGAGAAAGGTATAAAAAAAGGAATGGAGAAAGGCATGGTCAAAGGCGTTGTAAAAGGCAGAAAGGAAGCGGAGAAAGAGTTTGCTGGTAGGTTAATTCAAAAAGATTACTCGAATGAACAAGTTTTAGAATTAACAGAATTAGAACTGGATGAGATAGTGAAGTTGAGAAAGTCACTTCAAATGTAA
- the galT gene encoding UDP-glucose--hexose-1-phosphate uridylyltransferase, translating into MIFADISGLVKKAIEAELIEPGDRIYARNRVLNLLQLGSFPEEVETVTNDSIPNLLDKLVAYAIENHVIDDVFDDKEILTADIMNCFVARPSVVNAVFQEKYADTPQAATDYFYNLSQNSNYIQMNRIKKNIHFKADSEYGELDITINLSKPEKDPEQIKREREMKQTVHYPKCLLCVENEGYAGRTGYPARANHRVIRVPLLEENWYLQYSPYVYYNEHSILLAEEHRNMKIDKKSFERLLTFTEKFPHYFIGSNADLPIVGGSILSHDHYQGGHYKFAMTNAAKAFSFDLNGYPDVSASILKWPLSVVRLNSEDKDTLLQAADHILQTWRNYTDESADVLAYTGDTPHNTITPIARIRDGVYELDLVLRNNRTSDEHPMGIFHPHADVHHIKKENIGLIEVMGLAVLPARLKDELAEIRNFLLGEPSDVADYHQDWAGQLMRDYGLLAADEAEAVLQKELGKKFARVLEDAGVFKDRRAFERFIGVLNK; encoded by the coding sequence ATGATCTTTGCTGATATTTCGGGACTTGTCAAGAAAGCCATTGAAGCTGAATTAATTGAACCCGGGGATCGGATTTACGCACGGAACCGAGTCCTCAATCTTTTGCAATTGGGATCCTTTCCTGAAGAAGTCGAAACCGTAACGAACGATTCCATTCCCAATTTGCTTGATAAATTGGTGGCTTATGCAATTGAAAATCACGTGATTGACGATGTTTTTGATGATAAAGAAATTCTTACGGCGGATATAATGAATTGTTTTGTGGCGCGTCCATCTGTTGTAAATGCTGTTTTCCAGGAAAAATATGCAGACACGCCCCAAGCTGCAACAGATTATTTTTATAACCTAAGCCAAAACAGCAATTATATCCAGATGAATCGAATTAAGAAAAATATCCATTTCAAGGCGGACAGCGAATACGGTGAACTGGATATCACGATTAATTTATCCAAGCCGGAAAAGGACCCCGAGCAGATTAAGCGGGAACGCGAAATGAAGCAAACAGTCCATTACCCGAAGTGCCTGCTTTGTGTGGAAAACGAAGGATATGCTGGGCGAACTGGCTACCCAGCGCGTGCCAATCACCGGGTTATTCGCGTACCATTGCTTGAGGAAAACTGGTATTTGCAATATTCACCGTATGTTTATTATAACGAACACAGCATTTTGCTTGCTGAAGAACACCGCAACATGAAAATTGATAAAAAGTCTTTTGAGCGATTGCTGACGTTTACTGAAAAGTTCCCGCATTATTTCATTGGGTCCAACGCCGATTTACCAATTGTCGGCGGTTCTATTCTAAGTCATGATCATTATCAAGGTGGTCATTACAAATTCGCGATGACGAATGCTGCTAAGGCATTTTCATTTGATTTGAATGGATATCCTGACGTTTCTGCATCGATCTTGAAGTGGCCGTTATCCGTGGTTCGCCTGAATAGCGAAGACAAAGATACATTGCTACAGGCAGCAGATCATATTTTGCAAACGTGGCGAAATTATACGGATGAAAGTGCCGATGTGCTGGCTTACACAGGTGATACGCCACATAATACGATTACACCAATAGCCAGAATACGGGATGGTGTGTACGAACTGGACCTCGTGTTACGCAACAACCGCACATCTGACGAACATCCGATGGGCATTTTCCATCCGCATGCTGATGTTCATCATATTAAAAAAGAAAATATCGGACTAATCGAAGTAATGGGGCTTGCGGTATTGCCAGCCAGGCTGAAGGATGAGCTTGCTGAAATCAGGAATTTTTTACTCGGTGAACCAAGCGATGTAGCTGACTACCATCAGGATTGGGCAGGCCAGCTGATGAGGGATTATGGTTTACTAGCCGCCGATGAAGCTGAAGCAGTGCTGCAAAAAGAATTGGGAAAGAAATTCGCCAGAGTGCTGGAAGATGCGGGCGTATTTAAAGATAGACGTGCATTCGAGCGCTTTATCGGTGTATTAAACAAGTAG
- a CDS encoding sugar porter family MFS transporter, giving the protein MKDKIVNKKMIFFFGALGGLLYGYDMGVISGALLFIKDDIPLTSFTEGLVVSSMLIGAIFGSGFSGPLSDKFGRRKLVFSIAVVFVIGSLILAFSPNMGMLLAGRLIIGLAVGGSTAIVPVYLSEMAPTESRGSLSSLNQLMITIGILSSYLVNYAFAAIEGWRWMVGLAVVPSLILMIGVIFMPESPRWLLKHKSEEAARRVLGLTRKPDQVDKEIHEMIEINKISDSTWNVLSSSWLRPTLIIGCVFALFQQIIGINAIIYYAPTIFSEAGLGDATSILGTVGIGAVNVIVTIFALMIIDKIDRKKLLIIGNIGMVASLLLLAILIWTIGLSSSFGAWIIVACLALFIIFFAFTWGPVLWVMLPELFPMRARGAATGIAALALSIGSLLVAQLFPMVSSALGIGQVFLIFAVIGIAALIFVVKFLPETRGRSLEEIEAELRERTSAKDAKGV; this is encoded by the coding sequence ATGAAAGATAAGATAGTAAATAAGAAAATGATCTTCTTCTTCGGGGCGTTAGGGGGTCTCCTGTACGGTTACGATATGGGAGTTATTTCAGGCGCACTATTATTTATTAAAGATGACATTCCACTAACAAGCTTCACCGAAGGATTGGTCGTTAGCTCGATGTTAATTGGGGCAATTTTTGGATCCGGTTTCAGTGGACCGCTTTCCGATAAATTCGGCAGGAGGAAATTGGTTTTCAGTATCGCCGTAGTCTTTGTCATTGGGTCACTGATCCTTGCGTTCTCACCAAACATGGGTATGCTATTAGCCGGACGGTTGATTATCGGATTGGCAGTTGGTGGCTCCACTGCGATTGTGCCTGTGTATTTATCCGAAATGGCACCGACAGAATCACGTGGTTCCTTGAGTTCACTGAACCAGCTGATGATTACAATCGGAATCCTTTCTTCCTATCTAGTAAACTATGCCTTCGCAGCGATTGAAGGCTGGCGCTGGATGGTTGGACTTGCGGTAGTTCCATCATTAATCTTGATGATTGGTGTTATCTTCATGCCGGAAAGTCCAAGATGGTTATTGAAACACAAGAGCGAAGAAGCGGCTCGCCGTGTGCTTGGTTTAACCAGAAAGCCGGATCAAGTTGATAAAGAAATTCATGAAATGATTGAAATCAATAAAATATCAGACAGCACTTGGAATGTATTATCATCATCATGGCTGCGCCCAACGCTCATCATCGGTTGTGTGTTTGCCTTATTCCAACAAATTATAGGGATCAACGCAATCATTTATTACGCACCAACCATCTTCAGTGAAGCCGGACTTGGTGACGCAACTTCCATTCTCGGTACAGTCGGGATTGGTGCAGTTAACGTGATCGTGACAATCTTTGCACTCATGATCATTGATAAAATTGATCGTAAAAAGCTATTAATTATCGGTAACATCGGTATGGTCGCATCATTGCTATTATTAGCCATATTGATCTGGACGATAGGACTAAGCTCAAGCTTCGGCGCATGGATCATCGTGGCTTGTCTAGCATTATTCATCATCTTTTTCGCGTTTACCTGGGGACCAGTATTATGGGTTATGCTCCCAGAATTATTCCCAATGCGTGCCCGCGGCGCCGCAACAGGAATTGCTGCACTTGCACTATCCATTGGCAGCTTGCTGGTTGCACAGCTTTTCCCAATGGTTTCAAGCGCACTTGGCATTGGACAGGTATTCCTGATCTTTGCCGTGATTGGTATCGCAGCGCTAATCTTTGTTGTCAAATTCTTGCCTGAGACACGCGGTCGCAGTCTTGAAGAAATTGAAGCGGAGTTGCGTGAGCGTACATCAGCGAAAGATGCAAAAGGAGTATAA
- a CDS encoding Gfo/Idh/MocA family protein, with amino-acid sequence MTNVQWGILSTAGIAQKQLIPAFQRAANAEVTAIASSSGLKKAEAVADKFSIEKAYNSYEKLLDDPEIDAVYIPLPNHLHKEWTVKAAKKGKHILSEKPATVNAAELEEIKLACEEHRVSYMEAFMYHFHPQHDRVREIIDLGEIGDVSYMRAAHSFPMKDPESNVRMKYQAGGGSLYDLGCYAIHAIRNVLRQEPESVQVQAIKDNGVDTDAYAYLTFPDGVHATFDSSFNLTDRNEYEVVGTEGRILVPRAFRPDKNGGDGLIIVEKQGVSRTETVNTDQYRDQVEHISEAILKGENHLHNDFENTLGNMRVIDACVESMETGGLVKLG; translated from the coding sequence ATGACTAACGTACAATGGGGAATTCTGAGTACGGCTGGAATCGCACAAAAGCAACTTATTCCGGCATTTCAGCGGGCAGCTAACGCAGAGGTGACCGCAATCGCGAGCAGCAGTGGGCTGAAAAAGGCGGAAGCAGTTGCTGATAAATTTTCCATCGAAAAAGCCTATAATAGCTATGAAAAATTATTGGATGATCCGGAAATTGATGCTGTTTATATTCCACTGCCAAATCATTTACATAAAGAGTGGACGGTCAAGGCAGCTAAGAAGGGGAAACATATTCTAAGTGAAAAACCGGCAACCGTAAATGCGGCGGAATTGGAAGAGATAAAATTGGCATGTGAGGAACACCGGGTTAGTTACATGGAGGCTTTCATGTATCACTTTCACCCACAGCATGATCGTGTAAGGGAAATCATTGATTTAGGTGAGATTGGTGACGTTTCCTATATGCGGGCAGCACATTCCTTTCCCATGAAGGACCCGGAAAGCAATGTTCGTATGAAATACCAGGCTGGTGGCGGTAGCCTGTATGATTTAGGTTGTTACGCTATCCACGCGATACGAAATGTTCTTCGTCAGGAGCCGGAGTCCGTTCAGGTCCAGGCGATAAAAGATAATGGGGTAGATACGGATGCATACGCCTATTTAACATTTCCGGACGGTGTGCATGCTACATTTGATTCAAGCTTTAACCTAACGGACCGCAATGAATACGAAGTGGTAGGCACAGAAGGACGTATCCTGGTGCCACGTGCGTTCCGGCCAGACAAAAATGGTGGTGACGGCTTAATCATTGTTGAAAAACAGGGTGTGAGTCGCACAGAAACAGTAAACACCGATCAATATCGTGATCAGGTTGAACATATATCGGAAGCAATTTTGAAAGGTGAAAATCACCTGCATAATGATTTTGAAAATACGCTTGGTAATATGCGTGTGATTGATGCCTGTGTGGAATCGATGGAGACTGGTGGGCTTGTGAAGTTGGGGTAG
- the galE gene encoding UDP-glucose 4-epimerase GalE: MSVLVLGGAGYIGSHAVYQLIDQGDQVVVVDSLETGHKEAVHPDATFYQGDIRNIDFLRDVFNQESIDAVVHFAANSLVGESMEDPLKYFDNNVYGTQVLLRVMVENDVKKIVFSSTAATYGEPEAVPITEEMPTKPTNAYGETKLTMEKIMKWTEQAHGVKYVSLRYFNVAGARESAEIGEDHRPETHLVPIILQAALGQRPHITVFGEDYDTADGTCIRDYVHVEDLIKAHLLALNYLNNGGASDVFNLGSNQGFSVKEMIDTARTVTGKEIPAKSGERRAGDPSTLVASSEKAKRVLSWEPTHTSITKIMEDAWNWHSTHPNGYEGGDKS, translated from the coding sequence ATGAGCGTATTGGTTTTAGGCGGTGCCGGTTATATCGGTTCGCACGCCGTTTATCAGTTAATCGACCAAGGTGACCAGGTCGTTGTGGTTGATAGCCTTGAGACTGGCCATAAGGAAGCAGTTCACCCGGACGCCACGTTTTACCAAGGGGATATTCGCAACATTGACTTTTTACGGGATGTATTTAACCAAGAATCAATTGATGCAGTCGTGCATTTTGCGGCAAATTCCCTTGTTGGCGAGTCGATGGAAGATCCACTTAAATACTTTGACAACAATGTATATGGCACACAGGTTTTATTGCGAGTGATGGTTGAAAATGATGTGAAAAAAATCGTCTTTTCCTCAACCGCCGCAACCTATGGTGAACCAGAAGCTGTTCCAATTACCGAGGAAATGCCGACCAAACCGACCAATGCATACGGGGAAACCAAGCTGACCATGGAAAAAATAATGAAATGGACCGAGCAGGCACATGGTGTGAAGTATGTTTCCTTACGTTATTTCAATGTGGCCGGCGCAAGAGAATCTGCAGAAATCGGTGAAGATCATCGCCCGGAAACACATCTCGTGCCGATTATTTTACAGGCAGCACTTGGCCAGCGCCCTCATATCACGGTTTTCGGTGAGGATTATGATACGGCTGATGGCACATGTATCCGTGATTATGTGCATGTGGAGGACCTGATCAAAGCGCATCTGCTTGCACTTAATTACTTGAACAATGGCGGTGCGAGTGACGTGTTTAACCTTGGCAGTAACCAGGGCTTTTCTGTAAAGGAAATGATTGATACCGCACGAACCGTTACAGGTAAAGAAATACCGGCTAAGAGTGGCGAACGTCGCGCCGGTGATCCGAGCACACTAGTGGCTAGTTCGGAAAAAGCCAAGCGCGTACTTAGCTGGGAGCCAACGCATACTTCCATCACGAAAATTATGGAGGATGCCTGGAATTGGCACTCCACCCATCCAAATGGCTATGAGGGTGGAGATAAATCATGA